The Hemicordylus capensis ecotype Gifberg chromosome 13, rHemCap1.1.pri, whole genome shotgun sequence sequence CGAATTCTGGGTTGGGCAACACAGCACAGGAAGAAGAGAGACTCTTGAGTATCAGTGGCATAGACAACGTGACCTTGGGCCACAGGGATGGGGGTATGGGCCTGCCAGGGAGGCGACTCAggcgccccaccaccaccccagagagGCCACGACCCCAGGCAGTGTTCTCGGCAAAAGGGATCCCCGGAtgctgatgactacaactcccatcatcccccgctgcAATGACCgttgcctggggatgatgggaaatttagtcaacaacttctgggaatccctattagagggaatgcTGATCCCAGTGCACGCCTTCACCCTGCCCCAGTGCACCCCCCCCCGTTGCCAAAGCTCACCCCCTGGGCAGGGCCAGCACTGGCGTCAGGGCGGTGACACAGACAGAAGGGGTGTGGCCGGCGCAGTGGTGTAGCATGGCGCCCATCCTCACAGGCTGTCCTGGGGCTGCTGCCAACCTCCCTATGCCCTTGTTGAGCATGTGCCAAGTGCTTTCCACTCAACCGCTTGAGGCAGAGAGTAGGCTTTCTAGTGTGAGGTCTTGCAACTTGGTTGAGCAAaatataggaacgtaggaagttgccatatactgagtcagacccttggtccaactagcacagtattgtctacccagactggcagcggcttctccaaggttgcagccaggagtctttctctcagccctgtcttggagatgctgccagggagggaacttggaaacttctgcaggcaagcagacagGAGTTCCTCCCAGAGCGacctcatcctctgaggggaagatcttacagggctcacacacgtagtctcccattcaaatgataaccagggtggaccctgcttagcaaaggggacaattcatgctcgctaccacaagacccactctcccCCGTCCCTAGAAGATTCATCCAACTGACTAATTCTCAAAGCACTGCAGCCCTCCTGGGAAACCTACTGAGAAAATCTGCCAGTTCTTATAAGACCCGTTCTGCTTCCCACAACATCCCTCAGAAACGTTCTTCTCAGGATGAGCCCACTCAAACCCACTTCAAATGTTGCTGTCCATGAGATCTTGAGAGGAATCCCACCTACCTTCCTTCATCATGCCCTTGCCTTGAACTTGGTCCATCTTCTCGCAGGACGCCCTTGGAGTCTGGCTTGCTTTCGGGAGGGGGTCTTCCCGTGGGCAAGACGCAGGTGCTGGAGTCTGAATCTTGGAGGCCTCTGGGCTGGAAACGGAGCTGATCTTCTCTGCTGTGGCACTGCTATGTTTGTTCAGGCTGGGCGCGGCTGGAGTCCCCTGCGAAGGCGCCATCTCTGGGCACCCTAGAAAGGATGGCTGGGAAGGGGCTGGTGTGAGCTGAGGCTGCGATACGAGGTGGAAAGCAACAGCCTCGGGGGGAGACGCAGACCCCTCACGGTTCGCCagccccagaagcctccctgaAGAAGGAAGTACGGAAACATCACCCACCACGACAGGTCTCTCCTCCCTGGCTATTTCTGAGGGCTTCTGGTTCGGGCTGAGGTTGAGCTTGGCAGCTGTGGGCCCAGAGTTGGGCCCTGGTGCCAAAATGGCGCCCTCTGGAGGCTTCTCCACCAAGCCGTCGAGGCTGATGGGAAATTTCTGCAGCTTCATCGTCTGCCTGGAGGCCGGGGCGGGAGGGGTCAGGTTGACCAACTGGCTGATCTCCAAGGGTGGAGCGGGGGCCTCCTTCCCCACGAAGATACGACTCTTCAGTGGCAGCAAGAGGCAGTTCTGGTCGGAGCGCCGCACAGCTGTGGGGTCGGCGCCGGGGGGAGGGCCATCTTCGGCGATGTGCAGGTCCAACGAGGGCAAGGAGCCGTGATTCAAGGCGGCCTTGGCCGCTTGCCGGACAGGCCGGTCTGCCTCGGCGTGGAAGACGTTGCCGTGGGAGGAGAACTTCTTCAGCGCGGGGCTGGCGAGCTGGGAGGCCCCGACCCGGGTTGACTCGGACTGCCGGGCTGCATTCGGAAGGCCCTGGGCGGGGGTAGGGCACTCCAAGCTGGAGGAGGAGCTGTGGAGACTCTCGTTGTcactgccccccagccccagggATGAAGAGAAGCCGTTGGGCTTCAGCCGGGTTTGGAAGGAGGAGACCCTGGTGAGGTTGGTCCCGTTGGCCCGGGGTGGGTGGACGGTGCCCCGGTTGAAGGAGAGGCTGCTACCGATCCTGGTCTTGAGGACAGGGCTGTGGGCCGGAGTGGGGTTGGAGCCCAGGCTGATGCGGGCCTGGTAAGTGGGCAGGATGGGGCCACCAGCTCTTCTGCCCTCTGCATGTCCAGCGGTGAGGACGGCTGCCGGCGGGCTGGGAGTGAGGGGAGAtctggggggagaggaagtggggaaagCTGGCACCTCTTCGGCATCTTCCATATCAAAGGACCTCTTCAGGGCTGTGGAAGAGGgcgggaggagaaaggaagagaatGCATCAGGTGGGGAAAGCGCCCGCTGCGGGGCTGTCGGGGCCCACCCAGGCTCAGCCAGAGGAAACCCTCTCcaaggaagtggaggaggaggaggaggaggagaagcccacCCCAGCTGAGACTCTACTGTGAGGCTCCACTGAATGCCCCCTAGATCAATCAGATGCTACACAGACCCAGCAGAGATCCCCGTCCCCGAAGAAAGCCCCATAGATCTAACTCAGGGGTTGCCAGCCAGTGATATTCCAAATGTtcctaaactacaactcccatcatccccagctgcaatttattgtggctgggggtggtgggagttgtatttcagcaacatctggagtaccaaaggTTAGGAACCCCCTGGCCGTTGATCTAGCTGATCTTGAGCTGCCAGCGCCCATCCCCCCTCCTGCATTTAtgcacaggaacctaggaagctgccatatacagagtcatacccttggtccgcctagctcagtattgtctgctctgactggcagcggcttctccaaggttgccggcaggagtctctctcagccctgtcttggagatgctgccagggagggaacttggaaccttctgcatgcaaagcagatgctctaccactgaggcaAATCCTTTAAGGGGGAATATCTaaggccccatcctctaagggggaatatcttacagcagacatcaCTTACAtgtggccacccatccaaatgcaaactccagcagacctgcttagccaaggggacaattcaggctcatGACCACAAGtgggcgcagtggggaaatgcttgacgatcaagcagaaggttgccggttcgaatccctccaggtactatatcgagcagcagcaatatagggagatgctgaaaggcatcagctcatactgcgcgggaggaggcaatcaCAGGGCcctttgggcaccaggagtcgaaatcgacttgatggcacacttgaccttaccgcaagaccaactctcctccctgaccctgacaaaaTCCCTCTGTCCCGGCTGAGATCCCAGGAGCAGAAGTGACAACATGCCAGGGCTGGAGATGCATGATGCCAGGGCcaggattgaactggggaccttctgcctacAAAGCAGACGTTCTGCCACTGGGTTACAGTGTCTCTCCACCCAGGGATTTCCCAGGGTGTTGCTTCTGCAGTCTGCATGGCTCCTTGCTTCTCCCCAAGACCAGTCAAAGCAGAGCAAGTGTGGTGAAACAAACAAGGCTTACTCTGCATTGTTTAGAAAGGGTGTCAAACAAAGCGCAATATTTGGGTAACGTGGGACCAGGtagccattgtatttatttatttatatctctgtacaccgctttgggaacttttgttgaaaaaccagtatataaatatccgtagtctTTGTTGTATTGGGATTGTTTTGGCTTTGGTTTAAGCAGCAACAGACACACCAGTGTGAAAAACTGACCAtctgccaggcctgctcaacttaggcccccccccagctgtttttggactacaactcccatcatccccagccacagtggccaatagccagggattatgggagttgtaggccaacaactgcaggagggccaaagttcagcagGCCTTTCCTGGAGTTTCCCCAGAtagcagcaggctttactgtgggtttactgcaaagttgccccccccacacacacacacaaaacgacgcaaaaagaggatttttaaccctggatataaatcgggctacactctaacatgcaatgaaaaacccaaattgtgtgtgaagtgctccccaatagcttgagggacttcggggtaaatttggccaaaatGTGAATACACACCACCATTCCAGGAGGAGATgcagtgtgaaaaacttcctggtattATCAGTGTctggcacttaacttaaactgcgtaaactgctggcacttaaaaccaACCaagtc is a genomic window containing:
- the SEPTIN12 gene encoding septin-12 isoform X1, whose protein sequence is MSQLSVKEHLDGILNDFEALKRSFDMEDAEEVPAFPTSSPPRSPLTPSPPAAVLTAGHAEGRRAGGPILPTYQARISLGSNPTPAHSPVLKTRIGSSLSFNRGTVHPPRANGTNLTRVSSFQTRLKPNGFSSSLGLGGSDNESLHSSSSSLECPTPAQGLPNAARQSESTRVGASQLASPALKKFSSHGNVFHAEADRPVRQAAKAALNHGSLPSLDLHIAEDGPPPGADPTAVRRSDQNCLLLPLKSRIFVGKEAPAPPLEISQLVNLTPPAPASRQTMKLQKFPISLDGLVEKPPEGAILAPGPNSGPTAAKLNLSPNQKPSEIAREERPVVVGDVSVLPSSGRLLGLANREGSASPPEAVAFHLVSQPQLTPAPSQPSFLGCPEMAPSQGTPAAPSLNKHSSATAEKISSVSSPEASKIQTPAPASCPREDPLPKASQTPRASCEKMDQVQGKGMMKEEQSPEAQRISMEEQPTRGQVPQDAPSLSTGDRELFGYVGIEAVLDQMRIKTMKMGFEFNIMVVGQSGLGKSTMVNTLFKSKVSRKSACPGYEECIPKTLHLLSVSHVVEEKGVKMKLTVTDTPGFGDQINNQNCWEPIITYINDQYERYLREEILINRKRKIPDTRVHACVYFVPPTGHWLRPLDLEFMRRLSKITNVVPVIAKADTLTLEERAEFKQRIQKDLKAHGIHVYPQEAFDDDPDDRLLNNKIREKIPFAVVGADKEHQANGKKVLGRKTKWGIIEVENPAHCEFPLLRDLLIRSHLQDLKDITHSIHYEQYRMRRLSESNLGAKGGERLALNSINGEPESHL
- the SEPTIN12 gene encoding septin-12 isoform X2 — encoded protein: MEDAEEVPAFPTSSPPRSPLTPSPPAAVLTAGHAEGRRAGGPILPTYQARISLGSNPTPAHSPVLKTRIGSSLSFNRGTVHPPRANGTNLTRVSSFQTRLKPNGFSSSLGLGGSDNESLHSSSSSLECPTPAQGLPNAARQSESTRVGASQLASPALKKFSSHGNVFHAEADRPVRQAAKAALNHGSLPSLDLHIAEDGPPPGADPTAVRRSDQNCLLLPLKSRIFVGKEAPAPPLEISQLVNLTPPAPASRQTMKLQKFPISLDGLVEKPPEGAILAPGPNSGPTAAKLNLSPNQKPSEIAREERPVVVGDVSVLPSSGRLLGLANREGSASPPEAVAFHLVSQPQLTPAPSQPSFLGCPEMAPSQGTPAAPSLNKHSSATAEKISSVSSPEASKIQTPAPASCPREDPLPKASQTPRASCEKMDQVQGKGMMKEEQSPEAQRISMEEQPTRGQVPQDAPSLSTGDRELFGYVGIEAVLDQMRIKTMKMGFEFNIMVVGQSGLGKSTMVNTLFKSKVSRKSACPGYEECIPKTLHLLSVSHVVEEKGVKMKLTVTDTPGFGDQINNQNCWEPIITYINDQYERYLREEILINRKRKIPDTRVHACVYFVPPTGHWLRPLDLEFMRRLSKITNVVPVIAKADTLTLEERAEFKQRIQKDLKAHGIHVYPQEAFDDDPDDRLLNNKIREKIPFAVVGADKEHQANGKKVLGRKTKWGIIEVENPAHCEFPLLRDLLIRSHLQDLKDITHSIHYEQYRMRRLSESNLGAKGGERLALNSINGEPESHL